A genomic segment from Desulfonatronum lacustre DSM 10312 encodes:
- a CDS encoding putative zinc-binding metallopeptidase produces MMVTENPADDWHTERERLLQSKLCDLGLKLEGTRLEKIVEDLYEELESAKIRLKPKVYLSDEWGCPEGLPIIGIPFYLADEKLSRIEDEIMEDIEAESDEEILRYLRHEAGHAFNYAYKLYETEEWQDVFGPYSRPYSEDYRPDPFSLNFVRHIPGWYAQKHPDEDFAETFAVWITPDSNWQETYKDWGCYKKLVYVDRIVAQYGPMDPLVTAENYDVACDLRGSITEHYEKFRAEESEVPAYFDGDLKDIFERKVPPGKEDDWLPAHQFLSKHRKSLVRNITYWTGLNDAAVRSLIQHFINRCEMLELYLNPEKRLEVLMEMSAYATTLCMNKLFKGDFIIK; encoded by the coding sequence ATGATGGTTACGGAAAATCCGGCGGATGATTGGCATACCGAGCGTGAAAGGCTGCTTCAGAGCAAGCTGTGCGACTTGGGGTTGAAGCTTGAAGGAACGCGCTTGGAAAAAATTGTGGAGGACCTCTACGAAGAGTTGGAGAGCGCGAAAATACGGCTCAAACCGAAGGTATACCTTTCCGATGAATGGGGCTGCCCCGAGGGGCTGCCAATCATAGGGATCCCTTTTTATCTTGCCGATGAAAAGCTTTCCCGCATTGAAGACGAAATCATGGAAGACATAGAAGCCGAGTCCGACGAAGAGATCCTGCGCTACCTGCGGCACGAAGCGGGGCACGCCTTCAACTACGCATACAAACTTTACGAGACCGAGGAATGGCAAGACGTGTTCGGTCCCTACTCCCGTCCGTATAGCGAAGATTACAGGCCGGATCCCTTTTCGCTGAACTTCGTTCGACACATTCCGGGCTGGTATGCCCAGAAGCATCCTGATGAAGATTTTGCCGAAACCTTTGCCGTCTGGATCACCCCGGATTCCAATTGGCAGGAGACCTATAAAGATTGGGGCTGTTACAAAAAACTCGTCTACGTGGACAGGATCGTGGCCCAGTACGGGCCCATGGACCCCTTGGTTACGGCCGAAAACTACGACGTGGCTTGCGACCTGCGCGGCTCTATCACCGAACACTATGAGAAATTCCGGGCCGAAGAAAGCGAGGTGCCTGCGTATTTTGACGGAGACTTAAAAGACATCTTCGAAAGGAAGGTCCCCCCGGGGAAGGAAGATGACTGGCTCCCGGCACACCAGTTTCTGAGCAAGCACAGGAAGAGCCTTGTCCGAAATATCACCTACTGGACCGGGCTCAACGATGCCGCTGTCAGATCGCTCATTCAGCACTTCATCAATCGGTGTGAAATGCTTGAGCTCTATCTGAACCCCGAGAAGCGTCTTGAAGTCCTGATGGAAATGAGCGCTTATGCAACGACGCTGTGCATGAACAAGCTGTTCAAAGGCGACTTTATCATAAAGTGA
- a CDS encoding SLC13 family permease: protein MTMEIGVVFAILGTAMLLFITGWIRADIVAVLVLVSLAATGVLEVEEVLLGFSSEAVISIAGLLILSAGLVRSGVVRWIAERLNDIAGGSRKRLTWMSTLVPGVLSGFVSDIATVSLFIPVVLRLARKNDIHRSKLLLPIAMAALAGGSLTIIGASHNLVVNDLLRSSGQSALGFFEIAPVGIALIISFAVYTLVIGQRLLPGEKGAVESRGDHTDLMRTYHLEDRLWEVLLLNDSSWVGKTLQEIAIGNEHGLTVLSVVRHDEPHLVKRVDFVLEKDDMLLVGGRRTRVEKLVQEHPGLKVLGHPSEPEQFPSSSGELIEVVVPPRSPVVGKTLTDLDLRRKTCLTGVAIWRADSPIRTDVGTTPLQEGDALLLYGPGDQTRSYDPRPGFLWLHEPHPQEAPRKLRHLGKWAALIMAGVIALAGFNLLPIAVAALGGAALMVLIGILPLRLVYEHVEWRTIVLVGGMFPLGLAMEKSGAAGLVSSLIADTLGTLGPHVTMIGITLIALLLTQSLHGAAVAVIMIPVALDTAGLLGVEPKAFAVAVIVGAAATYLLPEGHPAPLMVQGPGSYATRDYLKFGTGLVVITLAVVAVLVPLMWPF from the coding sequence ATGACCATGGAAATCGGGGTGGTTTTCGCAATACTGGGAACCGCCATGCTGTTGTTTATAACCGGTTGGATCCGTGCGGATATCGTCGCGGTATTGGTACTCGTTTCGCTGGCGGCTACCGGCGTATTGGAGGTGGAGGAGGTTTTGCTCGGCTTCAGCAGCGAAGCCGTCATCTCCATCGCCGGCTTGTTGATCTTGAGCGCCGGGTTGGTACGCAGCGGGGTGGTCCGGTGGATCGCGGAGCGTCTGAACGACATCGCCGGAGGGAGCCGCAAACGGTTGACTTGGATGAGCACCCTGGTCCCCGGCGTCCTGTCGGGTTTTGTGAGCGATATTGCCACGGTTTCGTTATTCATCCCGGTGGTCCTCCGACTGGCCCGTAAGAACGATATCCACCGTTCAAAGCTGCTCCTGCCCATCGCCATGGCTGCCCTGGCAGGTGGAAGCCTGACCATTATCGGGGCCTCGCATAACCTTGTGGTCAACGATCTGCTTCGATCCTCGGGACAGTCAGCGCTTGGTTTCTTCGAAATTGCGCCGGTAGGCATTGCCCTGATCATTTCTTTCGCTGTCTACACCCTGGTCATTGGGCAGCGCCTGTTGCCGGGCGAAAAGGGCGCCGTGGAAAGCCGGGGAGATCATACTGATTTAATGCGGACATACCATTTGGAAGATCGTCTCTGGGAGGTCTTGCTCCTGAACGATTCTTCCTGGGTGGGGAAGACGTTGCAAGAAATCGCAATCGGTAATGAGCACGGGCTTACGGTCTTGTCTGTTGTGCGCCATGACGAACCCCACCTTGTTAAACGAGTGGATTTTGTCCTGGAGAAGGACGATATGCTGCTGGTGGGCGGACGCAGGACAAGGGTCGAAAAACTGGTCCAGGAACATCCGGGACTCAAAGTATTGGGACATCCCAGCGAACCTGAACAATTTCCGTCATCCAGTGGAGAGCTGATCGAAGTGGTTGTCCCACCGCGTTCACCGGTGGTCGGCAAGACCCTGACTGATTTGGATTTGCGCAGGAAAACCTGCCTCACGGGCGTAGCGATCTGGCGCGCGGACAGCCCCATTCGAACCGATGTGGGAACCACTCCCCTGCAAGAAGGTGACGCGCTGCTGCTCTATGGTCCGGGCGATCAGACGCGCAGCTACGATCCCAGGCCGGGTTTCTTGTGGCTGCATGAGCCACACCCGCAGGAAGCTCCCCGGAAGCTGCGCCATCTGGGCAAGTGGGCCGCCTTGATTATGGCCGGGGTGATTGCCTTGGCTGGTTTCAATCTGCTTCCGATTGCCGTGGCGGCGCTGGGGGGCGCGGCGTTAATGGTCCTTATCGGCATTCTGCCTCTCCGGCTGGTCTATGAACATGTGGAGTGGCGGACGATTGTCCTGGTCGGCGGGATGTTCCCGTTGGGCTTGGCCATGGAGAAAAGCGGCGCTGCCGGACTGGTTTCCAGCCTGATAGCCGATACGTTGGGTACACTCGGCCCGCATGTCACCATGATCGGGATCACGTTGATCGCCCTGCTCCTGACGCAGTCCCTGCACGGGGCAGCCGTGGCGGTGATCATGATCCCGGTCGCATTGGATACAGCCGGCCTGCTCGGGGTCGAGCCGAAAGCGTTTGCCGTCGCCGTTATTGTGGGGGCCGCGGCCACCTACCTGCTGCCTGAAGGCCATCCGGCGCCCCTGATGGTCCAGGGTCCCGGGTCATATGCGACCAGGGATTATCTCAAGTTCGGGACCGGGCTGGTGGTGATCACCCTGGCAGTCGTTGCAGTGCTCGTGCCCCTGATGTGGCCTTTCTGA
- a CDS encoding MlaA family lipoprotein → MPKKISSAALVLLLTCLVVTTGCAGKNSPGSAMIADGGTVAAKGEGGPDRHDDFDDDDWWEEEWETLAEEHKPLRVVDPLEGWNRAMFTVNDKLYLYLLKPVAQAYAMVVPELFRIGIGNFFTNLAYPVRAVNSLLQGKGDKVAKETGSFVLNTTFGFLGLVKISDAFPVLNVTHEDAGQTFGVWGIGNGPYIVWPLLGPSTLRDSVGMTGDFFLSPLSYLEPHELGWALKAHERINSLSFRIGQYEDMKESAIDPYVAFRDAYIQYRHALVQD, encoded by the coding sequence ATGCCGAAAAAAATATCATCCGCGGCGTTGGTTCTTTTGCTGACGTGCCTGGTTGTCACGACCGGATGCGCCGGAAAGAACAGTCCCGGTTCCGCAATGATCGCGGACGGGGGAACCGTTGCCGCAAAAGGAGAGGGCGGCCCGGATCGGCATGACGATTTTGACGATGACGATTGGTGGGAAGAGGAATGGGAAACCCTGGCCGAGGAGCACAAGCCTTTGCGCGTCGTCGATCCCTTGGAAGGATGGAACAGGGCCATGTTCACCGTCAACGACAAGCTCTACCTCTATCTGCTCAAACCGGTCGCCCAGGCGTACGCCATGGTTGTTCCCGAACTCTTCAGGATCGGCATCGGAAACTTCTTCACCAACCTGGCTTATCCCGTGCGCGCCGTGAACAGTCTGTTGCAGGGCAAGGGCGACAAGGTCGCCAAGGAAACCGGAAGTTTCGTTTTGAACACGACCTTCGGCTTCCTCGGCCTGGTCAAAATATCGGATGCCTTCCCGGTCCTGAACGTCACTCACGAGGATGCCGGACAAACGTTCGGCGTCTGGGGGATCGGCAACGGTCCGTATATTGTCTGGCCGTTGCTCGGTCCATCGACATTGCGCGATTCGGTGGGCATGACAGGCGATTTCTTCCTTTCACCACTCTCCTACCTTGAACCTCATGAACTGGGATGGGCCCTGAAGGCCCATGAACGCATCAATTCTTTATCATTCAGGATCGGACAGTACGAGGACATGAAGGAATCAGCCATTGATCCCTATGTCGCTTTCCGCGACGCCTATATCCAGTACCGCCACGCACTGGTTCAGGATTGA
- a CDS encoding MlaC/ttg2D family ABC transporter substrate-binding protein — translation MLKQIILMVCLLLFASTALAASPMATVQTAVDQVLGILGEPDSPEQNIIDGKFERIKQVVDAAFDYEVLSRVTLGRGWRQLNDSQKEQFVALYSELIERTYRNYISAYSDEDVIYVKETLLTEAGARIPKAEVETQVMARQGPVLVLYRLYEENGKWLVYDIHGEGISLAQNFRTQFEEILHRSGVDGLLESLRSKVASLRDGVEAAN, via the coding sequence ATGTTGAAACAAATTATTTTGATGGTCTGCCTGCTGCTTTTTGCGTCCACGGCCCTGGCCGCTTCACCGATGGCGACCGTTCAGACCGCGGTCGATCAGGTTCTCGGCATTCTGGGTGAACCGGATAGTCCGGAGCAGAACATCATCGATGGAAAATTCGAGCGCATCAAGCAGGTTGTTGATGCAGCCTTTGACTACGAGGTTCTTTCCCGCGTCACCCTCGGTCGAGGCTGGAGACAGTTGAATGATTCGCAGAAAGAACAATTCGTCGCGCTGTATTCGGAGTTGATCGAGCGCACCTACCGAAATTACATTTCCGCCTATTCCGACGAAGACGTCATTTACGTCAAGGAAACGTTGCTCACGGAAGCAGGGGCGCGCATCCCCAAGGCCGAAGTGGAAACCCAGGTCATGGCCAGGCAGGGTCCTGTCCTGGTCTTGTATCGGCTCTATGAGGAAAATGGAAAATGGCTGGTCTACGACATCCATGGGGAGGGGATAAGCCTGGCCCAGAATTTTCGGACCCAGTTCGAAGAAATTCTGCATCGAAGCGGTGTGGACGGATTGCTCGAATCACTGCGGAGCAAGGTCGCGAGCCTGCGAGACGGCGTTGAGGCCGCGAATTGA
- the mlaD gene encoding outer membrane lipid asymmetry maintenance protein MlaD: MKKYAMETGVGVFMLIGLLCVGYLTIRLGDLELLRGNTYLLNARFTSAAGLNRGSVVEMAGVGIGKVESIRLHPTDLVAIVTLRIEKEVPVSDDAVAAIKTRGLIGDKYVDIAPGGSDFELGPGETIVDTVPALDIEKLIGRFAFGDVEK; this comes from the coding sequence ATGAAGAAGTACGCCATGGAAACGGGCGTGGGCGTGTTCATGCTCATTGGACTGCTGTGCGTCGGGTATCTGACGATCAGGCTGGGAGATTTGGAACTGCTGCGCGGCAACACCTATTTGCTCAACGCGAGATTCACTTCGGCCGCCGGGCTGAACCGGGGCAGTGTCGTGGAAATGGCCGGAGTCGGGATCGGCAAGGTCGAGAGCATCCGCCTGCATCCCACGGATCTGGTGGCCATTGTGACCTTGCGGATCGAAAAGGAGGTCCCGGTTTCGGATGATGCCGTCGCGGCGATCAAAACCCGCGGTTTGATCGGAGACAAATACGTCGACATCGCTCCCGGGGGGTCGGATTTCGAACTCGGTCCGGGAGAAACCATCGTGGATACCGTGCCGGCCCTGGACATCGAAAAACTGATCGGACGGTTCGCCTTTGGCGACGTTGAGAAATAA
- a CDS encoding ATP-binding cassette domain-containing protein, translating to MPEPVIRFEKVCKSFNDKVVLKDVSLDILGGQVTVIIGKSGVGKSVLLKHVIGLLKPDSGDIFFKGKPLSSMSRKSMSELKSCFSYMFQSNAQFDSMTVYENIALPLTEKTSLASAMIREKVIQRTTQLEISDVLSKYPSQISGGMQKRVALARALITDPEIVLFDEPTTGLDPIRKNAVLNMIAHYQRQLGFTAVVVSHDIPDVFYIADKVAIIDSSGIIFEDTPVVLEQSDDPDIQAFLNSVEMLKDDLTGLDNRKEFMAGLRRLGPRIQLGERYGFILFLLDGLDEVDEHVGQIAAQRAIQNLSDGLIAQLNGQGRAVRIGKNEVAAYFPVADSDQIDAFRAAMLERISTMGKRTSGAEHPGYRNFCISLGVAEVDAYPDLQALVLVARDNEQQTVCPVREKKETI from the coding sequence ATGCCCGAACCCGTCATCCGCTTCGAAAAGGTCTGCAAGAGCTTCAACGACAAGGTCGTCCTGAAGGACGTCAGTCTGGATATCCTTGGCGGACAGGTGACGGTGATCATCGGGAAGAGCGGGGTCGGCAAGTCCGTCTTGCTGAAGCACGTCATCGGACTGCTCAAGCCGGATTCCGGGGATATTTTCTTCAAGGGCAAACCTCTTTCCAGCATGAGCCGGAAGAGCATGTCCGAGTTGAAGAGTTGTTTCAGCTACATGTTCCAGAGCAACGCCCAGTTCGACTCCATGACCGTGTACGAGAACATCGCCCTGCCCCTGACCGAAAAGACGAGTCTGGCGTCCGCGATGATTCGGGAGAAGGTCATTCAGCGGACGACACAGTTGGAGATCTCCGATGTCCTGAGCAAATATCCCTCGCAGATCTCGGGAGGGATGCAAAAACGCGTGGCCCTGGCCAGGGCCTTGATCACCGATCCGGAGATCGTTCTCTTTGACGAGCCCACCACCGGGCTCGACCCGATCAGAAAAAACGCCGTGCTGAACATGATCGCTCATTATCAGCGGCAGCTGGGGTTCACGGCCGTTGTCGTCAGCCATGACATCCCTGATGTGTTCTACATCGCGGACAAGGTGGCCATCATCGATTCCAGCGGGATCATTTTTGAAGACACGCCGGTTGTCCTGGAGCAGTCCGACGACCCGGACATCCAGGCCTTTCTGAACAGCGTGGAGATGCTCAAGGACGACCTGACCGGGCTGGACAACCGCAAGGAGTTCATGGCCGGTTTGAGACGCCTTGGCCCTCGCATCCAACTCGGCGAGCGGTATGGTTTCATCCTCTTTTTGTTGGATGGCCTGGATGAAGTGGATGAGCATGTGGGCCAAATCGCGGCGCAACGAGCCATCCAAAACCTCTCCGACGGACTGATCGCCCAATTGAACGGCCAAGGGCGAGCCGTGCGGATCGGGAAAAATGAGGTCGCGGCGTATTTCCCGGTAGCCGATTCCGATCAGATCGACGCTTTCCGCGCGGCAATGCTCGAACGGATCAGCACCATGGGGAAACGCACATCCGGAGCGGAACATCCCGGCTACAGAAATTTCTGCATCAGTTTGGGGGTTGCGGAGGTGGATGCATACCCCGACTTGCAGGCATTGGTCCTGGTGGCTCGTGACAATGAGCAGCAAACGGTTTGTCCGGTACGCGAAAAAAAGGAAACGATATGA
- a CDS encoding MlaE family ABC transporter permease: MADYAEIRANPFAALGRMVFALVNELGAMAIFAGLAVLHVFTFPFQFRKILSQLYFIGFRSVSVILLVSVFTGMVLGLQGYYTLAKFGSTGLLGPAVALSLIRELGPVLTAIMIIARAGSSMAAEIGIMRISEQIDALDTMNINPIKFLVSPRIVASLISFPLLTALFDVVGIFGGYITSVVLLHLSAGTYFTQIEASVVMQDITGGFVKAVVFGFIVTVICCFQGYFTHMRAGGFGAKGVSMSTTTAVVMSCVAVLVVDYVLTSFLL; the protein is encoded by the coding sequence ATGGCAGATTATGCGGAGATCCGTGCAAATCCTTTTGCCGCCTTGGGACGGATGGTGTTCGCCCTGGTCAATGAGCTGGGGGCAATGGCCATCTTCGCCGGTTTGGCCGTTCTGCACGTGTTCACCTTTCCCTTCCAGTTCAGAAAGATACTGAGCCAATTGTACTTCATCGGCTTCCGATCCGTGTCCGTGATTCTCCTGGTATCCGTGTTCACGGGGATGGTTCTGGGTCTTCAAGGGTACTATACCCTGGCAAAATTCGGTTCAACGGGCTTGCTGGGACCGGCCGTGGCCCTGTCACTGATTCGGGAGCTGGGGCCGGTGCTCACGGCCATCATGATCATTGCCCGGGCCGGCTCATCCATGGCCGCGGAAATTGGCATCATGCGCATCTCCGAACAGATCGACGCGCTGGACACCATGAACATCAATCCCATCAAGTTTCTGGTGAGTCCCCGAATCGTGGCTTCCCTGATCAGCTTTCCCCTTTTGACGGCCTTGTTCGACGTGGTGGGCATCTTTGGAGGCTACATAACCAGCGTGGTGCTGCTCCACCTGAGCGCCGGAACCTACTTCACCCAGATCGAGGCCAGCGTGGTCATGCAGGACATTACCGGGGGCTTCGTCAAGGCGGTGGTTTTCGGATTTATCGTTACGGTCATCTGTTGTTTCCAGGGGTATTTCACCCATATGCGCGCCGGGGGCTTCGGGGCCAAAGGGGTGAGCATGTCCACGACCACCGCGGTGGTCATGTCCTGCGTGGCCGTGCTGGTGGTGGACTATGTTCTGACCTCGTTTCTGCTTTAG